The Streptomyces sp. DH-12 genome has a window encoding:
- a CDS encoding gamma-aminobutyraldehyde dehydrogenase, translated as MHNPGSTTQERFPARERFADGAQFIAGRLAEGTSGRTHSVVDPATGAQAYTYGLAGPDDVDAAVAAAREAFPGWAGATPGERSDALHRFAAVVAERAEDFARAESLQCGKPLKLSREFDVPGTIDNIAFFAGAARHLAGRSAGEYSGDHTSYVRREPIGVVGSIAPWNYPLQMAAWKILPAIAAGNTVVLKPAELTPLTSLLFAQAATDAGIPDGVVNIVTGTGKEAGERLVGHPDVAMTSFTGSTAVGKRVAEIATATVKRLHLELGGKAPFVVFDDADLDAAVHGAVAGALINTGQDCTAATRAYVQRPLYDAFVERTAALMETVRLGDPFAPGTDLGPLVSHAQRDRVAGFVDRARAYARVVTGGETPLGELAGGAYYRPTLIADAAQDSEVVQSEIFGPVLVVLPFDTDDEGIALANDTPYGLAASAWSRDVYRTGRATREIKAGCVWINDHIPIVSEMPHGGYRASGFGKDMSAYSFEEYTQIKHVMFDNTAVVRKDWHRTVFGDR; from the coding sequence ATGCACAACCCCGGCAGCACCACGCAGGAACGATTCCCGGCCCGTGAACGGTTCGCGGACGGCGCGCAGTTCATTGCCGGCCGTCTCGCCGAGGGCACCTCGGGACGGACCCACTCCGTGGTCGACCCGGCCACCGGCGCGCAGGCGTACACCTACGGCCTCGCCGGGCCCGACGACGTCGACGCGGCCGTCGCCGCCGCCCGGGAGGCGTTCCCCGGCTGGGCCGGCGCCACCCCCGGCGAGCGCTCCGACGCCCTGCACCGGTTCGCCGCCGTGGTCGCCGAGCGGGCGGAGGACTTCGCCCGCGCCGAGTCGCTGCAGTGCGGCAAGCCGCTGAAGCTGAGCCGTGAGTTCGACGTGCCGGGCACGATCGACAACATCGCCTTCTTCGCCGGCGCCGCCCGCCACCTCGCGGGCCGGTCGGCCGGCGAGTACTCGGGCGACCACACCTCCTACGTCCGCCGCGAGCCCATCGGCGTCGTGGGATCCATCGCCCCCTGGAACTACCCGCTGCAGATGGCCGCGTGGAAGATACTCCCGGCGATCGCCGCGGGCAACACCGTCGTCCTGAAGCCCGCCGAGCTCACCCCGCTGACCTCGCTGCTCTTCGCGCAGGCCGCGACCGACGCCGGCATCCCGGACGGCGTCGTCAACATCGTCACCGGCACCGGCAAGGAGGCCGGCGAGCGCCTGGTCGGCCACCCCGACGTGGCCATGACCTCCTTCACCGGCTCCACCGCCGTCGGCAAGCGGGTCGCCGAGATCGCCACCGCCACCGTCAAGCGCCTCCACCTGGAGCTGGGCGGCAAGGCGCCCTTCGTGGTCTTCGACGACGCCGACCTCGACGCGGCCGTCCACGGCGCCGTCGCGGGCGCGCTCATCAACACCGGCCAGGACTGCACCGCCGCCACGCGCGCGTACGTGCAGCGACCGCTGTACGACGCCTTCGTGGAGCGCACCGCCGCGCTGATGGAGACCGTCCGGCTGGGCGACCCCTTTGCCCCCGGCACCGACCTCGGCCCGCTGGTCTCCCACGCCCAGCGCGACCGGGTGGCCGGCTTCGTCGACCGCGCGCGTGCCTACGCGCGCGTGGTGACCGGCGGGGAGACACCCCTGGGCGAGCTGGCCGGCGGCGCGTACTATCGCCCCACGCTGATCGCCGACGCCGCGCAGGACAGCGAGGTCGTGCAGTCGGAGATCTTCGGACCGGTGCTGGTCGTCCTGCCCTTCGACACCGACGACGAGGGCATCGCGCTCGCCAACGACACCCCGTACGGGCTCGCCGCCTCCGCCTGGAGCCGTGACGTGTACCGCACGGGCCGGGCCACCCGCGAGATCAAGGCGGGATGCGTGTGGATCAACGACCACATCCCGATCGTCAGCGAGATGCCGCACGGCGGCTACCGGGCGTCCGGCTTCGGCAAGGACATGTCCGCGTACTCCTTCGAGGAGTACACCCAGATCAAGCACGTCATGTTCGACAACACGGCGGTGGTCCGCAAGGACTGGCACCGCACCGTCTTCGGGGACCGATAG
- a CDS encoding NADAR family protein gives MALGGTVRAVASREALIEAVRAGERVKYLHFWGHRPLPDGRIGASCLSQWWPAPFTVDGVEYATAEHWMMAAKARLFGDAEGERRVLAAAHPSLAKKAGRLVRGFDEETWRRERFGIVVEGSVHKFAAHEGLRSFLLGTGERILVEASPVDRVWGIGLAAGDEAAHDPTRWRGPNLLGFALMEARRRLREAAWAAGGAEAAE, from the coding sequence ATGGCCTTGGGCGGAACCGTACGAGCGGTGGCTTCCAGGGAGGCGCTGATCGAGGCGGTGCGGGCCGGGGAGCGGGTGAAGTACCTGCACTTCTGGGGGCACCGGCCGCTGCCCGACGGCCGCATCGGGGCGAGTTGCCTGAGCCAGTGGTGGCCGGCGCCGTTCACCGTCGACGGCGTGGAGTACGCGACCGCCGAGCACTGGATGATGGCGGCCAAGGCACGCCTCTTCGGCGACGCCGAGGGCGAGCGGCGCGTGCTGGCCGCCGCGCATCCCTCCCTGGCGAAGAAGGCGGGCCGCCTGGTCCGCGGCTTCGACGAGGAGACCTGGCGGCGGGAGCGGTTCGGGATCGTGGTGGAGGGCAGCGTGCACAAGTTCGCGGCTCATGAGGGGCTGCGGTCTTTCCTGCTGGGCACGGGCGAGCGGATTCTGGTCGAGGCCAGCCCCGTTGATCGTGTGTGGGGCATAGGCCTCGCGGCCGGCGACGAGGCAGCCCACGACCCGACCCGCTGGCGCGGCCCCAACCTGCTGGGCTTCGCGCTGATGGAGGCACGCAGGCGGTTGAGGGAGGCGGCGTGGGCCGCGGGGGGAGCGGAGGCCGCGGAGTAG
- a CDS encoding DUF4190 domain-containing protein: MSDDAPAPGARDRTGDGTPPSGSSAPEVWPAPADGGAPHVAPQDGSLVDARTTETGRAAADTRDAGTPASDPWALPGDRAPASGGPGETVVAGGASPWPAPTVHDRAASGTSSVHAQETVTSFPTASNPAPPAPASTPGPYGSPWAGPSAATAPVPQAADPFASPAAGAAVPPPPIGPEGPGQLPYGYPHAGYAGAPAQGHPGWTGVPPLPSNGMGVSSLVLGIIAAAGFCFWPVAIALGVLAVIFGAIGRGKASRGEATNAGQALAGIICGAVGSALALILGVVVLVT, encoded by the coding sequence ATGTCCGACGACGCACCGGCGCCGGGGGCCCGGGACCGCACGGGGGACGGAACGCCTCCGTCGGGTTCGTCCGCCCCTGAGGTGTGGCCGGCACCGGCCGACGGCGGGGCGCCGCACGTGGCCCCCCAGGACGGTTCGCTGGTGGACGCGCGGACCACGGAGACGGGGCGTGCCGCGGCGGACACGCGGGACGCCGGGACGCCCGCGTCCGATCCCTGGGCGCTGCCCGGGGACCGTGCGCCGGCCTCCGGCGGTCCGGGCGAGACCGTGGTGGCGGGAGGGGCCTCGCCGTGGCCGGCGCCCACCGTGCACGACCGGGCGGCGTCCGGCACGTCCTCGGTGCACGCCCAGGAGACGGTGACGTCCTTCCCGACGGCCTCGAACCCGGCCCCGCCCGCGCCCGCGTCCACGCCCGGGCCTTACGGGAGCCCGTGGGCAGGCCCTTCGGCAGCGACCGCGCCCGTGCCGCAGGCCGCCGACCCGTTCGCGTCCCCGGCCGCCGGCGCGGCCGTCCCGCCGCCGCCCATCGGTCCGGAAGGGCCGGGGCAGCTCCCCTACGGCTATCCGCACGCGGGGTACGCCGGTGCGCCCGCCCAAGGACACCCCGGCTGGACCGGGGTGCCACCCCTGCCGAGCAACGGCATGGGCGTCTCCTCCCTGGTCCTCGGGATCATCGCGGCGGCCGGGTTCTGCTTCTGGCCGGTGGCCATCGCGCTGGGCGTCCTTGCGGTGATCTTCGGCGCGATCGGCCGCGGCAAGGCGAGCCGCGGCGAGGCCACGAACGCGGGGCAGGCCCTGGCGGGCATCATCTGCGGAGCCGTCGGCAGCGCGCTGGCTCTCATCCTGGGTGTCGTCGTCCTGGTCACCTGA
- a CDS encoding adenosine deaminase — protein MRPAYDDPRTVDQPITRVPPRPGPGRRSRGGTLTDRHAPAATAGQVRDLRAFIAGLPKAELHVHHVGSASPRIVSELAARHPDSKVPTDPEALADYFTFTDFAHFIEVYLSVVDLIRTPEDVRLLTYEVARELARQQVRYAELTITPFSSTRRGIDARAFMDAIEDARKAAESELGTVLRWCFDIPGEAGLEAAEETTRLATDDRLRPEGLVSFGLGGPEIGVPRPQFKPYFDRAVAAGLHSVPHAGETTGPETIWDALNELGAERIGHGTSAARDPELLRHLAERGIPLEVCPTSNIATRAVATLDEHPIKEFTRAGVLVTVNSDDPPMFGTDLATEYAVAARLLDLDERGLADLAKNAVEASFLDPAGKARLAAEIDTYTASWLAS, from the coding sequence GTGCGCCCGGCCTACGATGATCCCCGCACCGTCGATCAGCCGATCACCCGCGTCCCGCCGCGTCCCGGCCCGGGACGCCGTTCCCGGGGAGGAACCTTGACCGACCGCCACGCCCCCGCGGCCACCGCCGGGCAGGTCCGTGACCTGCGCGCCTTCATCGCCGGGCTGCCCAAGGCCGAACTGCACGTGCACCACGTCGGCTCCGCCTCCCCCCGCATCGTCTCGGAACTGGCCGCCCGCCACCCCGACTCCAAGGTCCCCACCGACCCCGAGGCCCTGGCCGACTACTTCACCTTCACGGACTTCGCGCACTTCATCGAGGTGTACCTGTCCGTCGTCGACCTGATCCGCACCCCCGAGGACGTGCGGCTGCTGACGTACGAGGTGGCCCGTGAGCTGGCCCGGCAGCAGGTGCGGTACGCCGAGCTGACCATCACCCCGTTCTCCTCCACCCGCCGTGGGATCGACGCGCGCGCCTTCATGGACGCGATCGAGGACGCCCGCAAGGCGGCCGAGAGCGAGCTGGGCACCGTGCTGCGCTGGTGCTTCGACATCCCGGGCGAGGCCGGCCTGGAGGCGGCCGAGGAGACGACGCGGCTCGCCACCGACGACCGGCTGCGCCCGGAGGGCCTGGTCTCCTTCGGCCTGGGCGGCCCCGAGATCGGCGTGCCGCGCCCGCAGTTCAAGCCGTACTTCGACCGGGCCGTCGCCGCCGGGCTGCACTCGGTGCCGCACGCGGGCGAGACCACCGGTCCGGAGACGATCTGGGACGCGCTGAACGAGCTGGGCGCCGAGCGCATCGGCCACGGCACCAGCGCCGCGCGGGACCCGGAGCTGCTGCGGCACCTCGCCGAGCGGGGCATCCCGCTGGAGGTGTGCCCGACCTCCAACATCGCCACCCGCGCGGTCGCCACCCTGGACGAACACCCGATCAAGGAGTTCACCCGGGCCGGCGTGCTGGTGACGGTCAACTCCGACGACCCGCCGATGTTCGGCACCGACCTCGCCACCGAGTACGCGGTCGCCGCCCGGCTGCTGGACCTCGACGAGCGGGGCCTGGCGGACCTGGCGAAGAACGCGGTCGAGGCGTCGTTCCTGGACCCGGCCGGCAAGGCGCGGCTGGCGGCGGAGATCGACACCTACACCGCCTCCTGGCTCGCCTCCTGA
- a CDS encoding glycerophosphodiester phosphodiesterase: protein MQNVTAVAHRGDPYRVRENTLASLRSAIRRGADAVEIDVRLTRDGVPVLLHDATLARLWDHDRPLASLTWSEVREVTDGGVPALADALAAAGGSRVMIDLPGAPGERAVRRIVDVVREQGAQDRVYYCAGAPAMLAVRAVDPAAEIALTHTSHAPVRAGLLEAVRPRWLNYRFSVVDRALVERVHRDGCLLSVWTPDTRRSMRRLLAAGVDSITTNRVDVLCALRDRVTS, encoded by the coding sequence ATGCAGAACGTGACCGCCGTGGCCCACCGCGGAGACCCGTACCGCGTCCGCGAGAACACCCTGGCCTCCCTGCGCTCCGCGATCCGGCGGGGCGCGGACGCGGTCGAGATCGACGTACGGCTCACCCGGGACGGCGTCCCGGTGCTGCTGCACGACGCGACGCTCGCGCGCCTGTGGGACCACGACCGTCCGCTGGCGTCCCTCACCTGGAGCGAGGTGCGCGAGGTGACGGACGGCGGGGTGCCCGCCCTCGCCGACGCGCTGGCGGCGGCCGGCGGCAGCCGGGTGATGATCGACCTGCCCGGCGCCCCGGGCGAGCGCGCCGTGCGCCGGATCGTGGACGTCGTCCGGGAGCAGGGCGCCCAGGACCGCGTCTACTACTGCGCGGGCGCCCCCGCCATGCTCGCCGTGCGGGCGGTGGACCCGGCCGCGGAGATCGCGCTCACCCACACCTCCCACGCTCCGGTGCGCGCCGGGCTCCTCGAGGCGGTCCGGCCGCGCTGGCTCAACTACCGCTTCAGCGTGGTGGACCGGGCGCTCGTGGAGCGCGTCCACCGCGACGGCTGCCTGCTGTCCGTGTGGACCCCGGACACCCGTCGCTCCATGCGCCGCCTGCTGGCCGCGGGGGTGGACTCGATCACCACCAACCGCGTCGACGTCCTGTGCGCGCTGCGCGACCGCGTCACGTCATGA
- a CDS encoding HXXEE domain-containing protein, producing the protein MRGEQVGGAVTWGLLGAWAVHDLEELATVPGWLRKNVPELRRRFPQVPEPVWRQAETMGAAEFTAAVGVMGAVVGAASAAGRLSGGRSGFYQAALTGFGLHGVMHMAQAAAVRGYTPGSVTSPLVVLPFTLWARGRLRRAGVLRPARPRDAVAGLAAAGAATVASHVVARRLLGAARHRSS; encoded by the coding sequence ATGAGGGGTGAACAGGTGGGCGGGGCCGTCACGTGGGGGCTCCTGGGCGCTTGGGCCGTGCACGATCTCGAGGAACTGGCCACCGTGCCGGGGTGGCTGCGGAAGAACGTGCCCGAGCTGCGGCGGCGGTTCCCGCAGGTGCCGGAGCCGGTGTGGCGGCAGGCCGAGACCATGGGGGCGGCCGAATTCACCGCGGCGGTCGGCGTGATGGGGGCCGTCGTCGGGGCCGCGTCGGCCGCCGGGCGGCTGAGCGGAGGGCGATCCGGCTTCTACCAGGCCGCGTTGACCGGCTTCGGACTGCACGGGGTGATGCACATGGCGCAGGCCGCGGCGGTACGCGGCTACACCCCCGGCTCCGTGACCTCGCCGCTGGTCGTCCTGCCGTTCACGCTGTGGGCGCGCGGCCGGCTGCGCCGGGCGGGCGTGCTGCGTCCCGCACGCCCCCGTGACGCGGTGGCCGGCCTGGCGGCCGCGGGGGCGGCCACGGTCGCGTCGCACGTGGTGGCGCGCCGGCTGCTCGGAGCGGCACGCCACCGGTCGTCATGA
- a CDS encoding gamma-aminobutyraldehyde dehydrogenase has product MSTELRRLRNYIGGEFRDAADGRTTEVVNPATGEAYATAPLSGPADVDAAMAAAAEAFPGWRDTTPAERQRALLKIADAFEERAEELIAAEVENTGKPVGLTRTEEIPPMVDQIRFFAGAARMLEGKGAGEYMEGLTSFVRREPVGVCAQVAPWNYPMMMAVWKFAPAIAAGNTVVLKPSDTTPASTVLIAEILGSILPKGVFNVVCGDRDTGRLMVEHPTPAMASITGSVRAGMAVAESASKDLKRVHLELGGKAPVVVFDDVDIAKAVEGISEAGYFNAGQDCTAATRVLVHESVHDEFVQALAKAAADIKTGMPDDEDVLYGPLNNPNQLKQVEGFIERLPAHARVEAGGKRVGDRGYFYAPTVVSGLRQDDEIIQKEVFGPVITVQSFTDEDQAVAYANGVEYALASSVWTRDHARAMRMSKKLDFGCVWINTHIPLVAEMPHGGFKKSGYGKDLSAYGFDDYTRIKHVMTSLDG; this is encoded by the coding sequence GTGAGCACCGAGCTGCGTCGTCTGCGCAACTACATCGGCGGTGAGTTCCGGGACGCCGCCGACGGACGGACCACCGAGGTGGTCAACCCCGCGACCGGCGAGGCGTACGCGACCGCTCCGCTGTCCGGTCCCGCGGACGTGGACGCCGCGATGGCGGCCGCGGCCGAGGCCTTCCCCGGCTGGCGCGACACCACCCCGGCCGAGCGGCAGAGGGCGCTGCTGAAGATCGCGGACGCCTTCGAGGAGCGCGCCGAGGAACTGATCGCCGCCGAGGTGGAGAACACGGGCAAGCCCGTCGGGCTGACCCGCACCGAGGAGATCCCGCCGATGGTGGACCAGATCCGCTTCTTCGCGGGCGCGGCGCGGATGCTCGAGGGCAAGGGCGCCGGCGAGTACATGGAGGGTCTGACCTCCTTCGTGCGCCGTGAGCCGGTCGGCGTCTGCGCCCAGGTGGCGCCGTGGAACTACCCGATGATGATGGCCGTGTGGAAGTTCGCCCCGGCGATCGCCGCGGGCAACACGGTCGTCCTCAAGCCGTCGGACACCACTCCGGCCTCCACCGTCCTCATCGCCGAGATCCTCGGCTCGATCCTTCCCAAGGGCGTCTTCAACGTCGTCTGCGGCGACCGCGACACCGGCCGTCTGATGGTCGAGCACCCGACCCCGGCGATGGCCTCCATCACCGGCTCGGTGCGCGCGGGCATGGCGGTCGCCGAGTCCGCCTCCAAGGACCTCAAGCGGGTCCACCTGGAACTGGGCGGCAAGGCCCCGGTCGTGGTCTTCGACGACGTCGACATCGCCAAGGCCGTCGAGGGCATCTCCGAGGCCGGCTACTTCAACGCCGGGCAGGACTGCACGGCCGCCACGCGCGTGCTGGTGCACGAGTCCGTCCACGACGAGTTCGTCCAGGCGCTCGCCAAGGCCGCCGCCGACATCAAGACGGGCATGCCCGACGACGAGGACGTCCTCTACGGGCCGCTCAACAACCCGAACCAGCTCAAGCAGGTGGAGGGCTTCATCGAGCGGCTGCCCGCCCACGCGCGCGTGGAGGCCGGCGGCAAGCGGGTCGGCGACCGGGGCTACTTCTACGCGCCGACCGTCGTCTCGGGCCTCAGGCAGGACGACGAGATCATCCAGAAGGAGGTCTTCGGGCCGGTCATCACCGTCCAGTCCTTCACGGACGAGGACCAGGCCGTCGCGTACGCCAACGGCGTGGAGTACGCGCTGGCCTCGTCGGTGTGGACCAGGGACCACGCCCGCGCGATGCGGATGTCCAAGAAGCTGGACTTCGGCTGCGTGTGGATCAACACGCACATCCCGCTGGTCGCCGAGATGCCGCACGGCGGTTTCAAGAAGTCGGGCTACGGCAAGGACCTGTCGGCCTACGGCTTCGACGACTACACGCGGATCAAGCACGTGATGACCTCGCTGGACGGCTGA
- a CDS encoding Lrp/AsnC family transcriptional regulator, giving the protein MHSDPVASRSADPKDSRESRNGGGPQLDAVSLAIIEQLQEDGRRPYAAIGKAVGLSEAAVRQRVQKLLDQGVMQIVAVTDPLTVGFRRQAMVGVNVEGDVEAVADALAAMTECEYVVMTAGSFDLMVEIVCEDDDHLLEVINKRIRAVPGVRSTESFVYLKLKKQTYMWGTR; this is encoded by the coding sequence GTGCACAGTGATCCCGTGGCCAGTCGAAGCGCAGACCCCAAGGACTCCCGCGAGTCCAGGAACGGCGGCGGACCCCAGTTGGACGCCGTCTCCCTCGCCATCATCGAGCAGCTCCAGGAGGACGGCCGCCGGCCGTACGCCGCGATCGGCAAGGCCGTCGGCCTGTCGGAGGCGGCGGTGCGCCAGCGCGTGCAGAAGCTGCTCGACCAGGGCGTGATGCAGATCGTCGCCGTCACGGACCCGCTCACCGTGGGCTTCCGTCGGCAGGCGATGGTCGGCGTCAACGTCGAGGGGGACGTGGAGGCCGTCGCCGACGCGCTGGCCGCGATGACCGAGTGCGAGTACGTGGTGATGACCGCCGGCTCCTTCGACCTGATGGTCGAGATCGTCTGCGAGGACGACGACCACCTGCTGGAGGTCATCAACAAACGCATCCGGGCCGTGCCCGGCGTGCGCTCCACCGAGAGTTTCGTCTACCTCAAGCTCAAGAAGCAGACCTACATGTGGGGAACCCGATAA
- a CDS encoding aspartate aminotransferase family protein translates to MSTDTPKDLSRSAYDHLWMHFTRMSSYENAPVPTIVRGEGTHIYDDRGKRYLDGLAGLFVVQAGHGRQELAETAAKQAQELAFFPVWSYAHPKAVELAERLAHEAPGDLNKVFFTTGGGEAVETAWKLAKQYFKLTGKPTKYKVISRAVAYHGTPQGALSITGLPALKAPFEPLVPGAHKVPNTNIYRAPIHGDDPEAFGRWAADQIEQQILFEGPDTVAAVFLEPVQNAGGCFPPPPGYFRRVREICDRYDVLLVSDEVICAFGRLGTTFACDKFGYVPDMITCAKGMTSGYSPIGACIVSDRLAEPFYQGDNTFLHGYTFGGHPVSAAVGLANLDLFEREGLNQHVLDNEGAFRSTLEKLHDLPIVGDVRGNGFFYGIELVKDKATKESFDADETERVLYGFLSKKLFENGLYCRADDRGDPVIQLAPPLISHQETFDEIEQILRATLTEAWTKL, encoded by the coding sequence GTGAGCACCGACACCCCCAAGGACCTCAGCAGGTCCGCGTACGACCACCTGTGGATGCACTTCACCCGCATGTCGTCGTACGAGAACGCTCCCGTCCCCACCATCGTCCGCGGTGAGGGCACCCACATCTACGACGACAGGGGCAAGCGCTACCTCGACGGTCTCGCGGGCCTGTTCGTGGTGCAGGCCGGGCACGGCCGGCAGGAGCTGGCCGAGACCGCCGCCAAGCAGGCGCAGGAACTGGCGTTCTTCCCGGTGTGGTCCTACGCCCACCCCAAGGCCGTGGAACTCGCGGAGCGGCTCGCGCACGAAGCCCCCGGCGACCTGAACAAGGTCTTCTTCACCACCGGCGGCGGCGAGGCGGTGGAGACCGCCTGGAAGCTCGCCAAGCAGTACTTCAAGCTGACCGGCAAACCGACCAAGTACAAGGTCATCTCCCGCGCGGTCGCCTACCACGGCACCCCGCAGGGCGCCCTGTCCATCACCGGTCTGCCGGCCCTCAAGGCCCCCTTCGAGCCACTGGTGCCGGGTGCGCACAAGGTGCCGAACACCAACATCTACCGGGCGCCGATCCACGGCGACGACCCGGAGGCGTTCGGCCGCTGGGCCGCCGACCAGATCGAGCAGCAGATCCTCTTCGAGGGCCCGGACACGGTCGCCGCGGTGTTCCTGGAGCCCGTGCAGAACGCGGGCGGCTGCTTCCCGCCCCCGCCCGGCTACTTCCGGCGGGTGCGCGAGATCTGCGACCGGTACGACGTGCTGCTCGTCTCCGACGAGGTCATCTGCGCCTTCGGCCGCCTCGGCACCACCTTCGCCTGTGACAAGTTCGGCTACGTACCGGACATGATCACCTGCGCCAAGGGCATGACCTCGGGCTACTCCCCGATCGGCGCGTGCATCGTCTCCGACCGGCTCGCCGAGCCGTTCTACCAGGGCGACAACACCTTCCTGCACGGCTACACCTTCGGCGGCCACCCGGTGTCGGCGGCGGTCGGCCTCGCCAACCTCGACCTGTTCGAGCGCGAGGGCCTCAACCAGCACGTGCTCGACAACGAGGGCGCGTTCCGCTCCACCCTGGAGAAGCTGCACGACCTGCCGATCGTCGGCGACGTCCGCGGCAACGGCTTCTTCTACGGCATCGAGCTGGTCAAGGACAAGGCGACCAAGGAGTCCTTCGACGCCGACGAGACCGAGCGCGTGCTGTACGGCTTCCTGTCCAAGAAGCTGTTCGAGAACGGCCTGTACTGCCGTGCCGACGATCGCGGCGACCCGGTCATCCAGCTCGCGCCGCCGCTGATCTCCCACCAGGAGACCTTCGACGAGATCGAGCAGATCCTGCGCGCGACCCTCACGGAGGCGTGGACGAAACTGTAG
- a CDS encoding ATP-binding cassette domain-containing protein has translation MVAPPDNDVLWARALRFRHDDGSPGLSGVSLGVREGEILAVSGPRGSGKSTLLRCLSGLVPANDGEVWFNSVPVHTMGPAARERLRRDRFGWIDPAPLLVPELNVWENAALPLMLRGTGRRRAKAAALEWLERLDVGDRARRHPVELTHAERQRVCIARALAPVPSVLFADEPTAPLHRVDRAHVLRTLTTAARSHGITVVLATHDAQTAALADRTVSLLDGRCVRTVHLPPVSGPAESEGRAACSLSV, from the coding sequence ATGGTGGCCCCACCGGACAACGACGTGCTCTGGGCGCGCGCCCTGCGCTTCCGGCACGACGACGGCTCACCCGGCCTGAGCGGGGTCTCGCTCGGCGTCCGGGAAGGCGAGATCCTCGCCGTCTCAGGCCCGCGCGGCAGCGGCAAGTCGACCCTGCTGCGCTGTCTGTCCGGCCTGGTGCCCGCGAACGACGGCGAGGTCTGGTTCAACAGCGTGCCCGTGCACACCATGGGCCCGGCGGCCCGGGAGCGGCTGCGCCGCGACCGGTTCGGCTGGATCGACCCGGCGCCGCTGCTGGTGCCGGAGCTGAACGTCTGGGAGAACGCCGCGCTGCCCCTCATGCTGCGCGGCACCGGCCGGCGCCGCGCCAAGGCCGCCGCCCTGGAGTGGCTGGAGCGCCTCGACGTCGGCGACCGGGCGCGCAGGCACCCCGTGGAGCTGACGCACGCGGAGCGCCAGCGGGTGTGCATCGCCCGTGCGCTGGCCCCGGTGCCCTCGGTGCTGTTCGCCGACGAGCCGACCGCCCCGCTGCACCGCGTCGACCGCGCCCACGTGCTGCGCACCCTCACCACCGCGGCCCGCTCGCACGGCATCACGGTGGTCCTCGCCACGCACGACGCGCAGACCGCCGCCCTCGCCGACCGCACGGTGTCGCTGCTCGACGGGCGGTGCGTGCGGACCGTGCACCTCCCCCCGGTCTCCGGACCGGCCGAGTCGGAAGGCCGGGCGGCGTGCTCGCTCTCCGTCTGA
- a CDS encoding VOC family protein, translating to MYQQMIFVNLPVEDIDASKKFYTALGYSINEQFSDESTGSVVISDTIIAMLLTKEKYAQFTKKEIVDARKNSEVLLALSAESREKVDELVEKALAAGGSPAGETQDLGFMYGRSFDDLDGHTWEVVWMDPAAVEG from the coding sequence ATGTACCAGCAGATGATCTTCGTGAACCTGCCCGTCGAGGACATCGACGCCTCGAAGAAGTTCTACACGGCGCTCGGCTACTCCATCAACGAGCAGTTCAGCGACGAGTCCACCGGTTCCGTCGTGATCAGTGACACGATCATCGCGATGCTGCTGACGAAGGAGAAGTACGCGCAGTTCACGAAGAAGGAGATCGTGGACGCCCGCAAGAACAGCGAGGTGCTGCTGGCGCTGAGCGCCGAGAGCCGGGAGAAGGTCGACGAGCTGGTGGAGAAGGCCCTGGCGGCGGGCGGGTCCCCGGCCGGCGAGACCCAGGACCTCGGCTTCATGTACGGCCGCTCCTTCGACGACCTCGACGGCCACACCTGGGAGGTCGTCTGGATGGACCCGGCGGCCGTGGAGGGCTGA
- a CDS encoding LAETG motif-containing sortase-dependent surface protein — MTRSVRALGVVSASAALALGTAGSAAACNINEFSAEAKCDGEKGVITVTDVDPAGVPATVTVFLQNNGADIKKVGEQVVKGSKEGTTITFEEDWKPNAVYRIHVKAEPYVDEDIKPNLTTPSTPCKEDEEESPSPEPTPSEETSAPAEENEEPSPVPSEGGSESAAPPADTSDNAPSPAGESNLAETGANSSTGLIAGVAAALVAVGGGAIFFGMRRRGANSRR; from the coding sequence GTGACCCGCTCCGTGCGCGCCCTCGGTGTCGTCTCCGCGTCCGCCGCGCTCGCGCTCGGAACCGCCGGCAGCGCCGCGGCGTGCAACATCAACGAGTTCTCGGCCGAGGCGAAGTGCGACGGTGAGAAGGGCGTCATCACCGTCACCGACGTCGACCCGGCCGGCGTCCCCGCCACCGTCACGGTGTTCCTGCAGAACAACGGCGCCGACATCAAGAAGGTCGGCGAGCAGGTGGTCAAGGGGTCCAAGGAGGGCACGACCATCACCTTCGAGGAGGACTGGAAGCCCAACGCCGTCTACCGCATCCACGTCAAGGCCGAGCCGTACGTGGACGAGGACATCAAGCCGAACCTGACCACGCCGTCGACGCCGTGCAAGGAGGACGAGGAGGAGTCCCCGTCCCCCGAGCCCACGCCGTCGGAGGAGACCTCGGCCCCGGCCGAGGAGAACGAGGAGCCGAGCCCGGTCCCGTCGGAGGGCGGGAGCGAGAGCGCCGCTCCCCCGGCGGACACCTCGGACAACGCCCCGTCCCCGGCCGGTGAGTCCAACCTCGCCGAGACCGGCGCCAACTCCAGCACCGGCCTGATCGCCGGTGTCGCGGCCGCCCTGGTCGCCGTCGGTGGCGGCGCGATCTTCTTCGGCATGCGCCGCCGCGGGGCGAACAGCCGGCGCTGA